The Peptoanaerobacter stomatis genome includes the window GGAGAGAATTGGTTTGACTTTGATATAGTAGTTGCAACACCTGATATGATGGGTGTAGTAGGTAGATTAGGTAGAGTTCTTGGACCTAAAGGACTTATGCCGAATCCAAAATCAGGAACAGTAACATTTGACATAGAAAAAGCTATATCAGAAATCAAAGCCGGTAAAGTTGAATATAGATTAGATAAGACTAATATAATGCACGTTTCAATAGGAAAAGTTTCATTTGGAAAAGAAAAGCTGTTTGATAACTTTAAAACTCTACTTGATGCAGTAGTAAAAGCAAAACCGGCATCATCAAAAGGACAATATTTAAAGAGTGTAACAACTGCAAGTACAATGGGTCCTGGAGTTAAAATAAATTCTTTAAGAATAAATGATTAGTAAGTTACAATTAAATATCGTACCATAGACAGTAGGAGCGTATGCTTAAAAAATAATCCTACTTAGGTAATATAAAAATTTTTTAGCCTATTTTTGTCTATGTTATGATAATAAT containing:
- the rplA gene encoding 50S ribosomal protein L1, whose protein sequence is MAKKGKKYQDALKKYDVKNFYDASEALGIVCDVATAKFDESVEVHIKLGVDSRHADQQVRGAVVLPHGTGKTKRVLVFAKGEKAKEAETAGADFVGAEELVQKIQGENWFDFDIVVATPDMMGVVGRLGRVLGPKGLMPNPKSGTVTFDIEKAISEIKAGKVEYRLDKTNIMHVSIGKVSFGKEKLFDNFKTLLDAVVKAKPASSKGQYLKSVTTASTMGPGVKINSLRIND